AGCTTACAAGAAAAGTAAAAATCCTGCAAAAATTTATTTTGGACCAAGCAAATCTGATTCTAAATTCATATTTTCTAAACCGATATCTTTTTGTTCAATATCGTACAAATAGGCATGATTTTTAAGAGTAGATATTACTGAGTAATAAGCCATCAACTTGCCTTCTTTATATCTATCTTCCCCATGTTCTAGATTGGCTTCATTCTTTATTTCAAGAGCTTGATGTTTAATTAGATCAACCATATGTAGTTATGAGATTATCCCACTAATAAATACCTGCAGATAGATTAATTTGCATATCTCCTCCCAACGAACTTTTTGCAGTCCAGGGTGTACCAGGGGTAAGTAGATCTGGAGAAAAAATAAGACTAAGGTCTCTGGAAGGTGTTATATCCCCAGCCTTCTTATTTTCTTCCAAAATTTCTGTTACCCCATTGATGGTCATTGTTACTTGTCCCAAATCAGTTACCGCTGTTATGTCAGCAAACATAAATTTACGAGAATTAATATCCCAGTCAGGTATAGTACCATTAATAACTCCTTTATCAGATTCATCCTCTTTAACCTCTTCGATGATTTCTTTAACCTCTTTGATGATTTCTTTAAAAGTAAGTTTCTCATCTGAAATAGCAAGGACTTGAGCCATTTTAACCACTGGTTCTTGAAGCCATGTTTTGAGGTAGTTCTTAGGTGCTAAACAACTTAATCCTGAGTTTGTTTCATGAGAAGGCTCTGTTTTCTTAGATTTAAACACGTAGCTCAGCCTAATACCAATATCATAAGAGCTAGCTAAACAATATTTTCCAGCTGTATATCCTCCGAAGAAACCCGCTGTTAGTCCAGGGAAGCTCTTAGGCTTCCAATTTAACTCTCCAGAATAGTTGTTGAAAGGTTTACGAAATGATGCTTTTGTTCTTAAATCGAATGTATCTGAAAAAGGGTGGAGAAGGGAGATTCCTCCTCCAATACCACTCTTGGAAAGATGGCAACCATTTTTTATGTCATATTTCACATGATCATAACTAACATCTAATCCTACAACAGTCCTAAATTTTTTGAATTGTAAATCTGCTCCTCCTTTCCCTCCCCAGGCATTTGCCCCAGCGATTCTTCTATGATTTACAGAAATTTTATATGGATCTAATGGGTTTTTAGATAGTTTTCTGCTCCATGAATGTGAGTAATATCCATCAAGTTGGCAAGACTTAACAAATAAAGAAGACATTTCTTTTTCAAATACATGTTTGATCCCAATTCCCCCTGACGCTTGATGAACCCATTTTTTTTGTGACCCTGTATAGAAGTTGAATTTCAAATCTTGCATCAAATGCTCACCACTGATTTTGATGCCAGTTTTTTCGTTGCTTCCTAGGCAGAACCCGAAAGTAGCATTACTTCTCAATTGTTTTGGACCACCTTCAAATAAACCGGACAAAACGAATGCATAAAAATCGTGAGATAATTGAATCCTAGCGGAAGGACCCAAAAAATTATTACGGGAACCTTTAGTTTTAATCTTTTCTTCAATTTCAGTTTCAGAAAAAGTGATTGTTTCTGCACACAGATTTATGGAGATTAATAAGGAAATACTAATTTGACAAATGGTGATTAATCTCATTATTATTGCATACCTCTCAAAAAAATTACCTATCTTTCTAAATAAAATTATAAGAATTATTTTTCAACAATAAACTAGGCTCTGTCCCTAAAGATAAAAATTGATTAGACTATCATGAGACTATCCCACTAATTTTCTAACCCAAAAGAACGTAATTCCCAACAACATAAATGCTTCATATACAGGGCAAAAAATAAAAATAGCCATATGACTGTGAAGAGGAACGGCTACCTTCCAGAAAGAGAGATTCAAACTGGAATCGGTCCGATAAAAGTCAAAAAGCCTCGGGTTAAAGGAGAAGCGTTCACAAGTGCGATCTTGCCAAAATATATGAGGCGAGCTCCAAGCATTGATGCCCTTATTCCAGCCCTTTATAGGTTCCATAGACTTTACTCCTTATCGTACGTTTTCGTTCCATTGGGCTTAATACCCCGATTAGCAGCACCTACCGTGACACGGCTGTCTAGAGACGCGCTCTCAGAGGAATCTCATATGGGAATTCTTTCAGTTGCTGTTTCGCTAAATTTTTCGCCATCTGGACTTAGATCAGATGGAGTTAGGCCACCTTTTTGGACTGGATGGAGCACCTCAGTCCTATTTTGATTTTTGTTTTCTTTATTCTTGGTTACTTCAGGCAGACCGCCATTTTGACGTGACACAACCACTTCCATAAAAGCCTCCCGATTTTTTTTGTAAATACTATTGTATAATAAACTTTATTCTATAAATGTAAAATTTAATTAAACAAACCTTTAATGTGTTAATTTCAGTGGTTTAGATTTTTATAGGATTTAGGGGTAGTGAATTATTAAGTAATTTATTATTAGATTGTTATATATTAATAAAGGAGCATATCCTTCTATAACTGGTTGAAAATAAGGCTTAGTCAGATATTGAGGAATGGTTCAGGTGAACCTGGGCTTGTGAGGGATCTGGGTAGAGGGGGCGCAGGGCATGGCGTAGCCCTTTTAGGCAATAGGGGGAGTGATTCCTCTTTTTTGTGAGCTCCTCAGCGCTATGGAGGTGTTGCCATGCTTGTTTATAGAGGAAGCGATTAAGCGATACGATGCTCAGGTAGTACTCTACCATGGGGGAGCTTTGATCGAGAGAGTGGAAATGAGAAAGGCTTTCTAACGCATCCCCGCTTTGACCTAGTTGCAGTTGAGTGATGGCAAGTTGGAGAATTCCATCACGAAAATCGGGGTATTTTTCAAGGATTGCTTTAACTTTTTTCTGTTTTGCAAGGATGGATTCTCGGGTTTCATCCACATGGAGAAAAAGGGTTTTGATCCCTTCGGTATTGACTTTGCCGTTTAAATAGTCTTCGGGAGTGGTCTCTTTTGCAACGGCGTGGTCAAAGGTAAGGTCTCTGATTTCGCTTAGGAGTGCACGCCCTTCCTTTTCTTTTCCGATAAAGAGGTAGTTGTACCCAAGGAGCATTTTTAGAAGAGGGTCATCAGGAAGAAAGGGAAGTGCTTTTTCGTAAAGATCAACAGTTGTTTCATGATCTTCTTTATGCCATGCAACGGAGGCTTGGTTGATGAAGGCAAGACCAATGACTTGCTTTTTATTGCGCTGTTGAAGTTTGCGGGTATTGATACCCAAGTAGGCACGGTTGGGGAGATGAATTCCTCGCGCTGTGGTCTCGATATTCTGGATCTCTTCTCCTTTGCAATAGCGGATATAGATGTGTCCTGGTGGGGTGATGATTTCTAGGGGAAGGTCGAGTCGCTCTGCAATGGAAAGATAAAGAATCGAAACCCCTAAACAAACCCCTAACCTACTATCTAATACAGAGGACAGGAACGTGTAGGTATCAATATCTTTTGCATAGAGGGAGTGGGGAGGGAACCGGAACCGTTTTTCGTGGAATATGAAATGGCTAATTTCCCGAATTTTTTCTTCATCTGTTGCATGGATTGGAAGGCGCGCAAGAATCTGCAATGCAATCAAATCTAGGGAGGCTTCATACTGCCGCACTTTTAGAGGATCTTCTTCAAACTGGTACAGGAGGAGTGCTCTAGAAAGATCGACTTCCTCCGTGGGAAGAGAGACAAGCTCGGATTCTTTCCAGACATAGTGTCCTTTCAAATTGCGATTTGCGAGATGATCTGAGACGGATTCGATCATCTCCAATTGATCTTCGGAGAGTTCTATATCGGTTTCAAAGGGTTGTTTATTAACAAAGGAGGTGACGCCATCAATGTCCATCGCGGGAAGGATGAGTTCTCCTTCTAAGTAGCGGCGCTCACTTCGATGTTTATGCATAAGCTCCCATGCATCTGAAAGCGCTTGCTTTCCTTGGTTTGTTGCGGGGTACAAATGGTAAAAGGCAAAAAGTTGTGAGATGGACTGCGGGTCTAAGCTCCGATACAGGGTATCGAGATGGGCTTCTGGTATCTTCGCTGTGATGAACATCGCAGGAAGTAGGAGCAAGAGAAGTTTCTTCATACTTTTGAAGTTACCACATTTTTGATTTCTTGTTTGAGGGTAGCATTTTGAGTGAGATTTTCAAGGGGGAATCTGTAGCGATAGGTCCAGTTGAGTGATGACTCGGTCCCTGGAATATTGATCCGTTCATCTTCTGGATTATCCCAAGTCAGGTCAGGAGTTAAGGCCAGGTATTCCTGGAGAAGGTTTACATGGAAAAGACTACCGCAGTGGTGGATGTCATGGAGGATAGCGCGGTGGTGGTCTATGGAGAGCTCTTCTTTATACTTCCATCCCTTAAAGCTTGCGTAGTCACGTGCTTCATCAGGAAATTTTTTCCACCAAAGATAGAGTGTTTCAATGTCATGCGTTGAGACCGAGGCAATGCTGATGGGAGGGTATTCTTCGTAGGGGACAAAGGAGTGGTCTGTTTTCCAATTTCGATAGCGGCGAAAGATTTTGGTTCCAGGGATCCCAAGTTTTCCCATCACTGGACGCACGAAAGAAGGGGGATCACCTAGATCTTCCCCGATAGGAAGCATATCTGAAAAGGAAATGAGTGTATCAAGAAGCATTTTACCTTGCATCTCCATAAGGGCTGGATCCTTTGGAATAAAGTGCCCATCTGAAGGGGTTTTCCCATAGGGAATGGCCCAAATGCGAAAAAAACCAAGAATATGGTCAACGCGGTAGATGTGAAAGTAATGGGTTGCGACTTCGATCCGTTTTTTCCACCACTCAAAATGATTTTCTTCCATTGCTTTCCAATTATAAAGGGGAAATCGCCAGTTTTGTCCTGGGGGATCAAAATGATTCGGAGGGCTCCCTACGGTGAATGAAAGATCGAAGAACTCTTTGTGTGCCCACACATCGGCACTATCAGGGCTGATAAGGATAGGAATATCGCCTTTTAGAAAGACGCCTTTTTTTTCGGCATGGGCTTTCACTTTTTTGAGTTGTTCATGACAAAGAAACTGAACAACGAGGTGAAAGTTGGTTTCATGGGTCAGGTTTTTTTCTAAACTGCGACGCTCATTTCGAGAAAGATTTTGTTCTTTCTCGGACCAATTCATCCACTCATTATTGTTATGTTTTTCCTTGAGAACTTTGTAAAGCGCATAGTCTTCTAGGTGAGGACTTTTTTGAATAAAGGAGAGGTAGTGGTGATTTTCTAAAATTTCTTTCCCATGTTTTTCAACATATTTTCTTAGGTAGGTAAGTTTTTGATCAAGGACTTGACGGTAGGCTACCCGTTTAGTTTCGTTAAAGGGATGAAAGGCTTCAAGTCCTTCACTATGTGGAAGGGCATGAAGGCTGAGATAAATAGGGTGAAGGGCTGTTGCAGAAAGAGCATTGTAGGGGCTAGGATCACGTCCTGAGTCGTTAAGAGGTAGGAGTTGCAAAACATCTATCCCTAATGAAGCGACCCAATCAATTAGGGGAATAAGATCAAGAAATTCACCGTTTCCGGAGCTTTTTTCTGTTCGAATTGACAAGAGGGGGACTTGGATACCATGGTGGTGTTTCATTCCCACTTTTCTCCAAGCTTTTTCCGTTGGCAATGCTTTCATGAACCTATCCTAAAAATCCTTCATAAAAAGTGCGCCTAGATTTTTTTGGTTTACAAAGTGCGGAGATCAATGGCAGCTTTGTAAAGCTGTCGAGATCGAGCATGCAGTAGTGTCGGAAAAGATGAGTTGATTTTTCGCAGGATTTTTGGGATAGGTTCATTGCTTCATGAAGGGAGGGGGTTTGGCATCCGCACTATTGTATTTTAACGGAGAGGTTCCTCCTTGCTCGATGGCGGAGCGCCACTCTTCGGCTTCTTCAATAAATTTTTCAAGTTTTTCCATCAATTTTTCTCCTGAAAGCGCCTCAGCAGGAACAAAGTTATGGAGGATGAGCATGTTTTTCTTTTCGTAATAGGCTAGAGATCCAAAGGGGTGGAATTCTCCATTGATTTTGAGAGCATCTTTAAGGACATTTTCTCGAAATCTTCCAGGCGGGATTTCATGAAGAAAAGCCCAGATAATAAGGTTTTCTTCGTGTGGGTCCATTTGAAGTTGGATTTCAAGCTTGTCATCTAGAAGGAGATTACATGCATGATTTTTGTCTACGTGAAGGGGGATTTTGATAAGTTCTCCGAGATCCCAGAGGAGTTTTTGAAAACGATCCATTTATTCTTCATCCTCATCATTAAGCTCATCTTCTAAGTCACTCAAAGTTTCCATGAGTGCCATGAGAATTTCTTGGCGGTGACGTTCTGATTTGAAGAGTTTTGGAGAAACATGACGCATCGCATCTCGATACTGAGTATAGACCACAACTTGCGCAGCAAGTTCTTCAGCAATTCCTAAAGTGAAAGAGAGCTTTAGGATTTTATCAGGTGTAGGGTATCTCTCTTGGAGGAGCTTCATTAGGAGATGGGCTAAAACTTCAAAATTAATGCGGCTCGGCATTGTTAAATCATGGTGGTCAAACTGCCTTTTGAT
The window above is part of the Candidatus Neptunochlamydia sp. REUL1 genome. Proteins encoded here:
- a CDS encoding CesT family type III secretion system chaperone, with the protein product MDRFQKLLWDLGELIKIPLHVDKNHACNLLLDDKLEIQLQMDPHEENLIIWAFLHEIPPGRFRENVLKDALKINGEFHPFGSLAYYEKKNMLILHNFVPAEALSGEKLMEKLEKFIEEAEEWRSAIEQGGTSPLKYNSADAKPPPFMKQ
- a CDS encoding 4-alpha-glucanotransferase; the encoded protein is MKALPTEKAWRKVGMKHHHGIQVPLLSIRTEKSSGNGEFLDLIPLIDWVASLGIDVLQLLPLNDSGRDPSPYNALSATALHPIYLSLHALPHSEGLEAFHPFNETKRVAYRQVLDQKLTYLRKYVEKHGKEILENHHYLSFIQKSPHLEDYALYKVLKEKHNNNEWMNWSEKEQNLSRNERRSLEKNLTHETNFHLVVQFLCHEQLKKVKAHAEKKGVFLKGDIPILISPDSADVWAHKEFFDLSFTVGSPPNHFDPPGQNWRFPLYNWKAMEENHFEWWKKRIEVATHYFHIYRVDHILGFFRIWAIPYGKTPSDGHFIPKDPALMEMQGKMLLDTLISFSDMLPIGEDLGDPPSFVRPVMGKLGIPGTKIFRRYRNWKTDHSFVPYEEYPPISIASVSTHDIETLYLWWKKFPDEARDYASFKGWKYKEELSIDHHRAILHDIHHCGSLFHVNLLQEYLALTPDLTWDNPEDERINIPGTESSLNWTYRYRFPLENLTQNATLKQEIKNVVTSKV
- a CDS encoding transglutaminase family protein, whose translation is MKKLLLLLLPAMFITAKIPEAHLDTLYRSLDPQSISQLFAFYHLYPATNQGKQALSDAWELMHKHRSERRYLEGELILPAMDIDGVTSFVNKQPFETDIELSEDQLEMIESVSDHLANRNLKGHYVWKESELVSLPTEEVDLSRALLLYQFEEDPLKVRQYEASLDLIALQILARLPIHATDEEKIREISHFIFHEKRFRFPPHSLYAKDIDTYTFLSSVLDSRLGVCLGVSILYLSIAERLDLPLEIITPPGHIYIRYCKGEEIQNIETTARGIHLPNRAYLGINTRKLQQRNKKQVIGLAFINQASVAWHKEDHETTVDLYEKALPFLPDDPLLKMLLGYNYLFIGKEKEGRALLSEIRDLTFDHAVAKETTPEDYLNGKVNTEGIKTLFLHVDETRESILAKQKKVKAILEKYPDFRDGILQLAITQLQLGQSGDALESLSHFHSLDQSSPMVEYYLSIVSLNRFLYKQAWQHLHSAEELTKKRNHSPYCLKGLRHALRPLYPDPSQAQVHLNHSSISD